The Xanthomonas sp. CFBP 8443 genome has a window encoding:
- a CDS encoding ParD-like family protein, with translation MGIVNIDDDLHDQLRRACTVTSRSINAQATFWIRIGMLCEMHPELSFQDLVARELRAAGVQPQALKPGRA, from the coding sequence ATGGGCATCGTCAACATCGACGACGACTTGCACGACCAATTGCGCCGCGCCTGCACGGTGACCAGCCGCTCGATCAATGCGCAGGCCACCTTCTGGATCAGGATCGGGATGCTGTGCGAGATGCACCCGGAGCTGTCGTTCCAGGACCTGGTGGCGCGCGAGCTGCGCGCGGCCGGGGTGCAGCCGCAGGCGTTGAAGCCGGGGCGGGCGTGA
- a CDS encoding VCBS repeat-containing protein: protein MNRSRTTLGAALLCCLASATASAQGQAPSPYVDVTTTHVPQAPDLHAVDATMIDVDRDGDLDVVVAVEHGANVLYLNDGNGKLTWKPGVFGDTPNDNEHVRAADFNGDGIMDVIFVAEADEVHNLFFGDGKGGFVPMNPRLPRTSQGNGLAVGDVNGDGLPDIVVGNTPEDKPGPARNFLWLNDSKRPGHFIDATATHLPASDDHTQGIALADMDGDADLDMVVANQSPPNRLLLNDGKGRFVDASDRLELPVPLETREVHVFDANRDGHPDIVFFNLTSNNGGWDKDPQTRLLINDGKGRFKDQTGKRLPAHRFSSWGGTVVDFNHDGAPDLLVSAIQVPGFVPLQVRAWQNDGRGNFEDVTLQAMPSATVGRGWSMAQGDLDGDRKPDIFIGGWRSQARLLLTDRAKVGAQKPAASPGQPCQSCPQK from the coding sequence ATGAACAGATCGCGCACGACACTGGGTGCCGCCCTCCTTTGCTGCCTGGCCTCTGCCACGGCATCCGCGCAGGGGCAGGCGCCCAGCCCCTACGTCGACGTGACGACCACGCACGTGCCGCAGGCGCCCGACCTGCATGCGGTGGACGCAACGATGATCGACGTAGACCGCGACGGCGACCTGGACGTGGTCGTCGCCGTCGAACACGGCGCCAACGTGCTCTACCTCAACGACGGCAACGGCAAGCTGACATGGAAGCCAGGCGTGTTCGGCGACACCCCGAACGACAACGAGCACGTGCGCGCCGCGGACTTCAATGGCGACGGCATCATGGACGTGATCTTCGTCGCCGAAGCCGACGAAGTGCACAACCTGTTCTTCGGCGACGGCAAGGGCGGCTTCGTGCCCATGAACCCGCGCCTGCCGCGCACCAGCCAGGGCAATGGATTGGCGGTAGGCGACGTCAACGGCGACGGCCTGCCGGACATCGTGGTCGGCAATACGCCCGAGGACAAGCCCGGCCCGGCCCGCAACTTCCTGTGGCTCAACGACAGCAAGCGCCCGGGGCACTTCATCGACGCCACCGCCACCCACCTGCCGGCCAGCGACGACCACACCCAGGGCATCGCGCTGGCCGACATGGACGGCGATGCCGACCTGGACATGGTGGTCGCCAACCAGTCGCCCCCCAATCGGCTCCTGCTCAACGACGGCAAGGGCCGGTTCGTCGATGCGAGCGACCGGCTCGAGCTGCCGGTGCCGCTGGAGACGCGCGAGGTGCACGTGTTCGATGCCAACCGCGACGGCCACCCGGACATCGTGTTCTTCAACCTCACCAGCAACAACGGCGGCTGGGACAAGGACCCGCAGACGCGCCTGCTGATCAACGACGGCAAGGGCCGCTTCAAGGACCAGACCGGCAAGCGGCTGCCCGCCCACCGTTTTTCCAGCTGGGGCGGCACCGTGGTCGACTTCAACCACGACGGCGCGCCCGACCTGCTCGTCAGCGCGATCCAGGTGCCGGGCTTCGTCCCGCTGCAGGTGCGCGCCTGGCAGAACGACGGCCGCGGCAACTTCGAGGACGTCACCCTGCAGGCGATGCCCAGCGCCACCGTGGGCCGCGGCTGGAGCATGGCCCAGGGCGACCTGGACGGCGACCGCAAGCCCGACATCTTCATCGGCGGCTGGCGCTCGCAGGCCCGCCTGCTGCTGACCGACCGCGCGAAAGTCGGCGCGCAGAAGCCTGCGGCGTCGCCGGGGCAGCCCTGCCAATCGTGCCCTCAGAAGTGA
- a CDS encoding DoxX family protein, translated as MTTSSFPNHAPSGRFTRGLSWTLRVFAAAAFLAAGGAKLAGVPMMVEVFDHIGLGQWFRIVTGVIEVIGAIALLLPATVAFSGAWLAAMMFVAAGVHLFVIGGSPIPAIVLMLVTATVAWLHRGHFATVLRTARPA; from the coding sequence ATGACCACCTCTTCCTTTCCCAACCACGCGCCGTCCGGGCGCTTCACCCGTGGCCTGTCCTGGACGCTGCGGGTCTTCGCCGCCGCGGCCTTCCTGGCGGCCGGCGGCGCCAAGCTGGCCGGCGTGCCGATGATGGTCGAGGTGTTCGACCACATCGGCCTCGGCCAGTGGTTCCGCATCGTCACCGGCGTGATCGAGGTGATCGGCGCGATCGCGCTGCTGCTGCCGGCCACCGTCGCGTTCTCCGGCGCCTGGCTGGCGGCGATGATGTTCGTGGCCGCCGGCGTGCACCTGTTCGTGATCGGCGGCAGCCCGATCCCGGCGATCGTGCTGATGCTGGTCACCGCCACGGTCGCCTGGTTGCATCGCGGCCACTTCGCGACGGTGCTGCGCACCGCGCGTCCGGCATGA
- a CDS encoding SDR family oxidoreductase codes for MKTVLITGCSSGFGLETARHFLARDWRVLATMRTPQEDLLPPSEQVRVLPLDVTDAQSIRAAVTAAGPIDVLVNNAGFGAPAPFELTDMETVRALFETNTFGTMAVTQAVLPQMRARGAGVIVNVTSSVTYKPLPLVGIYRAAKAAVNAFSESLAGELEPFGVRVRIVLPGSSGETRFRDTARTRLRGMDDAIYGDFMRRTIARMAESTGPGTHMQDVADAVWRAATDASTPLYLPAGADALQWAAEAR; via the coding sequence TTGAAGACCGTCCTGATCACCGGCTGCTCCTCCGGCTTCGGCCTGGAAACCGCACGCCACTTCCTCGCCCGCGATTGGCGCGTGCTCGCCACGATGCGTACGCCGCAAGAAGACCTGCTGCCGCCCTCGGAGCAGGTGCGCGTGCTGCCGTTGGACGTCACCGACGCGCAGAGCATCCGCGCGGCCGTCACGGCCGCCGGTCCGATCGACGTGCTGGTCAACAACGCCGGCTTCGGCGCGCCCGCGCCGTTCGAGTTGACGGACATGGAGACCGTGCGCGCCCTGTTCGAAACCAACACCTTCGGCACCATGGCGGTCACGCAAGCGGTGTTGCCGCAGATGCGCGCGCGCGGTGCCGGCGTCATCGTGAACGTCACCTCCAGCGTCACCTACAAGCCGCTGCCGCTGGTCGGCATCTACCGGGCGGCCAAGGCGGCCGTGAATGCGTTCTCCGAATCGCTGGCGGGCGAACTCGAGCCGTTCGGCGTGCGCGTGCGCATCGTGCTGCCCGGCTCTTCGGGCGAGACGCGTTTTCGCGACACCGCCCGCACCCGCCTGCGCGGCATGGACGATGCGATCTATGGCGACTTCATGCGCCGCACCATCGCGCGGATGGCCGAATCCACCGGCCCGGGAACGCACATGCAGGACGTCGCCGACGCCGTATGGCGCGCGGCGACCGATGCCTCGACACCGCTGTACCTGCCGGCCGGAGCGGATGCCCTGCAGTGGGCGGCAGAGGCACGCTGA
- a CDS encoding LysR family transcriptional regulator, protein MDIEDLRTFVEVADAGGVSPAARRLGLAKSIVSRRLLRLEEELGTQLLARTTRGAAVTEAGATFREHAARICAEMDVARETIFPAGDLRGRLRIAAPLTFGPTHLAPVLAELARRHPALHVHTCYSDRYIDLVAEGFDCAIRLGYLPDSSLVARRVAPMRGSLVATPGYLREHGEPDTPEALLAHEALMQGTEAWRLTDGDKTITLHPRGRFKADNGVALTAAALAGLGIAALPDFLIADHIASGALVRVLTDYPPSAVGLYVVRPPAAHPARKIRVLTDLLIEHFG, encoded by the coding sequence ATGGACATCGAGGATCTCCGCACCTTCGTCGAGGTGGCCGATGCCGGCGGCGTGTCGCCGGCCGCGCGCCGCCTGGGCCTGGCCAAGTCCATCGTCAGCCGCCGCCTGCTCCGGCTCGAGGAGGAACTGGGCACCCAGTTGCTCGCCCGCACCACCCGCGGCGCGGCCGTCACCGAGGCCGGCGCCACCTTCCGCGAACACGCCGCGCGCATCTGCGCCGAGATGGACGTGGCGCGCGAGACCATCTTCCCGGCCGGCGACCTGCGCGGACGCCTGCGCATCGCCGCGCCGCTGACCTTCGGCCCCACCCACCTGGCGCCGGTGCTCGCCGAACTGGCGCGCCGGCACCCCGCGCTGCACGTGCACACCTGCTACAGCGACCGCTACATCGACCTGGTCGCCGAGGGCTTCGACTGCGCCATCCGGCTCGGCTACCTGCCCGACTCCAGCCTGGTCGCGCGCCGCGTGGCGCCGATGCGCGGCAGCCTGGTGGCCACCCCCGGCTACCTGCGCGAGCACGGCGAACCGGACACGCCCGAGGCGCTGCTGGCGCACGAAGCGCTGATGCAGGGCACCGAGGCCTGGCGGCTGACGGACGGCGACAAGACGATCACCCTGCACCCGCGCGGGCGCTTCAAGGCCGACAACGGCGTCGCGCTGACCGCCGCCGCCCTGGCCGGGCTCGGCATCGCCGCATTGCCGGATTTCCTGATCGCCGACCACATCGCCTCCGGCGCGTTGGTGCGGGTGCTGACCGACTACCCCCCGTCCGCGGTCGGCCTGTACGTGGTCAGGCCGCCGGCCGCGCACCCTGCGCGCAAGATCCGCGTGCTGACCGACCTGCTGATCGAGCACTTCGGCTGA
- a CDS encoding pirin family protein, producing MQTLSTPVLPLATPASAALRAIVYRTRGHGAGPITRLMSPSDLGQALKPFVFLDIFEAQGPTLQAMAGMPLHPHSGIATVTVFTEGTMRYDDPGSGRGEIGYGGVEWMRAGIGVWHGKEMTPPPDASHIQGFQLWLALPAALETSEPQSRYVEAQDMATAGPAHVVIGHYDGIHSPIDAPDGINYLLVTLRPGERWVYQPPAGHQVAWLALASGALDAGAPVSRGEMVIFADDGAPIALEARGQEPAVFVLGSAVPHPHALHMGNYSVHTSAQALAAGEQRIRDLGRKLKAAGDRSTASGTIPVFK from the coding sequence ATGCAGACCCTGTCCACCCCGGTTCTTCCCCTCGCCACGCCTGCGTCTGCGGCGCTGCGTGCCATCGTGTACCGCACCCGCGGCCATGGCGCAGGTCCCATCACCCGGCTGATGAGCCCGTCCGATCTCGGCCAGGCGCTGAAGCCGTTCGTGTTCCTGGATATCTTCGAGGCGCAGGGCCCGACCCTGCAGGCGATGGCCGGCATGCCGCTGCATCCGCATTCGGGCATCGCCACGGTCACCGTGTTCACCGAAGGCACGATGCGCTACGACGACCCGGGCAGCGGCCGCGGCGAGATCGGCTACGGCGGCGTGGAATGGATGCGCGCCGGGATCGGCGTGTGGCACGGCAAGGAGATGACCCCGCCGCCCGACGCGTCGCACATCCAGGGTTTCCAGCTGTGGCTGGCGCTGCCGGCGGCGCTGGAGACCTCGGAACCGCAGAGCCGTTACGTCGAAGCGCAGGACATGGCCACGGCCGGGCCCGCGCACGTGGTGATCGGCCACTACGACGGCATCCACAGCCCGATCGACGCGCCGGACGGGATCAACTACCTGCTGGTCACGCTGCGTCCGGGCGAGCGCTGGGTCTACCAGCCGCCGGCCGGCCACCAGGTGGCGTGGCTGGCGCTCGCAAGTGGCGCGCTCGATGCCGGTGCGCCGGTGTCGCGTGGCGAGATGGTGATCTTCGCCGACGACGGCGCGCCGATCGCGCTGGAAGCGCGCGGGCAGGAGCCGGCGGTGTTCGTGCTCGGCTCGGCGGTGCCGCATCCGCATGCGCTGCACATGGGCAACTACTCGGTGCACACCTCGGCGCAGGCGCTCGCGGCCGGCGAGCAGCGCATCCGCGACCTGGGCCGGAAGCTGAAGGCCGCGGGCGACCGCAGCACCGCGTCCGGGACGATCCCGGTGTTCAAGTGA
- the map gene encoding type I methionyl aminopeptidase: MIKRPDELALMAASGRLLAQVFDALDQLPLEGRSTLQINDFVERMIVEELGARPASKGQYGFPFVLNASIDDVVCHGVPAADDVLRSGQIVNLDITLEKNGYIADSSTTYLVGEVAYPARRLVQTAYQAMWKGIAAVRPGARLGDIGHAIARHAREHGYSVVKEYCGHGIGREMHEDPQILHYGHAGTGLELQEGMVFTIEPMLNQGRAAIRSEPDQWPVHTRDGKLSAQFEHTVAVTRTGVRVLTLRCDEKPLCRID, from the coding sequence GTGATCAAGCGGCCGGACGAACTCGCGTTGATGGCCGCGTCCGGCCGGTTGCTGGCGCAGGTGTTCGACGCGTTGGACCAGCTGCCGCTGGAAGGCCGCAGCACGCTGCAGATCAACGACTTCGTGGAACGGATGATCGTCGAGGAGCTGGGTGCGCGGCCGGCCAGCAAGGGCCAGTACGGGTTCCCGTTCGTGCTCAACGCCTCGATCGACGACGTGGTCTGCCACGGCGTGCCCGCGGCCGACGACGTGCTGCGCAGCGGGCAGATCGTCAACCTGGACATCACCCTGGAGAAGAACGGTTACATCGCCGATTCCAGCACCACGTATCTGGTCGGCGAGGTCGCCTATCCGGCGCGGCGGCTGGTGCAGACGGCCTACCAGGCGATGTGGAAAGGCATCGCCGCGGTGCGCCCCGGCGCGCGGCTGGGCGACATCGGCCACGCCATCGCCCGCCATGCACGCGAGCACGGCTACAGCGTGGTGAAGGAGTATTGCGGGCACGGCATCGGCCGCGAGATGCACGAGGATCCGCAGATCCTGCACTACGGCCATGCCGGCACCGGGCTGGAACTGCAGGAAGGCATGGTGTTCACCATCGAGCCGATGCTCAACCAGGGCCGGGCGGCGATCCGCTCCGAGCCGGATCAGTGGCCGGTGCATACCCGCGACGGCAAGCTGTCGGCGCAGTTCGAACACACGGTGGCGGTGACGCGCACAGGGGTGCGTGTGCTGACGTTGCGGTGCGATGAGAAACCGCTTTGTCGGATCGACTGA
- a CDS encoding Gfo/Idh/MocA family oxidoreductase, translating to MAPMKFPEPDLFSPGRGEPSLRWGVLGPGSIASAFVDALRSHTRQRPFAVASRNPERADAFARTWGLQRAYDSYEALVEDPEVDIVYVATPHSEHLANGLLALRAGKHVLIEKPIAMRADDARLLVREARERGRFLMEAMWSRYLPHTSVLRKLLADGAIGDVRHVFADLSQLGPSDPAHRLHKPELGGGALLDLGVYTVQLSSMILGAPTAIAANGALTDAGVDAFSTVVLAHGRHAQSTLISSIVARSSSTAYVTGTGGRIDLGGSFHNPTTLCLAGNDYASEPSVWKDPTGIEGYGGLAWQATAAARYIGEGRTESPLHPLDEVIRIMATLDAARAQLGAGSGD from the coding sequence ATGGCGCCAATGAAGTTTCCCGAACCCGACCTGTTTTCCCCGGGTCGAGGCGAGCCATCCCTGCGCTGGGGCGTGCTCGGCCCGGGATCGATCGCGTCGGCGTTCGTCGACGCGCTGCGCAGCCACACCCGGCAGCGGCCATTCGCGGTCGCCTCGCGAAATCCCGAACGCGCCGACGCCTTTGCCAGGACCTGGGGGCTGCAGCGCGCGTACGACAGCTACGAGGCGTTGGTCGAGGATCCCGAAGTCGACATCGTCTACGTTGCCACGCCCCACAGCGAGCATCTGGCGAATGGATTGCTGGCCTTGCGCGCGGGCAAGCATGTGCTGATCGAAAAGCCGATCGCGATGCGCGCGGACGACGCGCGCCTGCTGGTTCGGGAAGCGCGCGAGCGCGGGCGTTTCCTGATGGAGGCCATGTGGAGCCGGTATCTTCCGCACACCTCGGTGCTGCGGAAGTTGCTGGCCGACGGCGCGATCGGCGACGTGCGCCATGTCTTTGCGGACTTGAGCCAATTGGGCCCCAGCGACCCCGCGCATCGCCTGCACAAACCGGAACTCGGCGGCGGCGCGCTGCTCGACCTCGGCGTGTATACCGTGCAGCTCTCGTCGATGATCCTGGGCGCGCCCACGGCCATCGCGGCGAACGGCGCACTGACGGACGCCGGCGTCGACGCGTTTTCCACCGTGGTGCTGGCTCATGGACGGCACGCGCAATCGACACTGATCAGTTCGATCGTGGCCCGCAGCAGCTCCACTGCCTATGTCACCGGGACGGGGGGACGCATCGACCTCGGCGGGTCGTTCCACAATCCCACGACGCTATGCCTTGCCGGCAACGACTACGCCAGCGAGCCCTCGGTGTGGAAGGATCCCACCGGCATCGAGGGCTACGGCGGCCTTGCGTGGCAAGCGACAGCGGCCGCACGCTACATCGGCGAAGGCCGCACCGAGTCGCCGCTTCATCCGCTCGACGAGGTCATCCGGATCATGGCCACGCTGGACGCGGCGCGGGCGCAACTGGGCGCCGGCAGCGGTGACTGA
- a CDS encoding isochorismatase family protein, with protein MSNSKGVWRSEDVALVLIDYQKEMFEHVRSETDAATIDLNVRLLIKAAKAFGIPVVLSTVGVQMGVNGPTRASILEELPGVEVIDRSSMNAWEDGAFRAAIERTGRKRLVFGALYTEICLAFPVVDALRDGYEAMFVVDAVGGMSQLAHRTAIERLTAAGAVPTTALALWTELFRDWKSPLADKARELFAWYVPELQALAAR; from the coding sequence ATGAGCAACAGCAAAGGCGTGTGGCGGTCGGAAGACGTGGCCCTGGTCCTGATCGACTACCAGAAGGAAATGTTCGAGCACGTGCGTTCGGAGACCGACGCGGCGACGATCGATCTGAACGTGCGCCTGTTGATCAAGGCGGCCAAGGCGTTCGGCATCCCGGTGGTGTTGAGCACCGTTGGCGTGCAGATGGGCGTCAACGGGCCGACCCGCGCCTCGATCCTGGAGGAACTGCCGGGCGTGGAAGTCATCGACCGCAGCTCGATGAACGCATGGGAAGACGGCGCCTTCCGCGCGGCGATCGAACGCACCGGCCGCAAGCGGCTGGTGTTCGGCGCGCTGTACACCGAGATCTGCCTGGCGTTCCCGGTCGTGGACGCGCTGCGCGACGGGTACGAGGCGATGTTCGTGGTCGATGCGGTCGGCGGCATGTCGCAACTGGCGCACCGCACCGCGATCGAGCGGTTGACCGCGGCCGGCGCGGTGCCGACCACGGCGCTGGCGCTGTGGACCGAACTGTTCCGCGACTGGAAATCCCCGCTGGCCGACAAGGCGCGCGAACTGTTCGCCTGGTACGTCCCGGAACTGCAGGCGCTGGCCGCGCGCTGA
- a CDS encoding type I toxin-antitoxin system SymE family toxin, translated as MPTNASVRSKSASTHRATKAPACWLKLESPDPLDAIAAEPLPGAASAPPLCPDTGKVAAPRRSVPRRPRQCTIGYRYYDVDRNGMRVGRQVPSLRLHGLWLEGIGFAVGGKVRITMANGALLITAEPAAPPAAKTRRGATAAL; from the coding sequence ATGCCCACTAACGCTTCCGTCCGCTCGAAGAGCGCATCCACCCACCGCGCCACCAAGGCGCCTGCCTGCTGGCTCAAGCTCGAATCCCCCGACCCCTTGGATGCGATTGCCGCAGAGCCGCTGCCTGGTGCGGCGTCGGCGCCGCCGTTGTGCCCCGATACCGGAAAGGTCGCCGCGCCCAGGCGCTCGGTCCCGCGCCGGCCGAGGCAATGCACCATCGGCTATCGCTACTACGATGTGGATCGCAATGGCATGCGGGTCGGGCGGCAGGTGCCCAGCCTGCGCTTGCATGGCCTGTGGCTGGAAGGCATCGGCTTTGCGGTGGGCGGCAAGGTGCGGATCACGATGGCCAATGGCGCCCTGTTGATCACGGCCGAGCCGGCGGCGCCGCCTGCGGCGAAGACACGGCGCGGCGCCACTGCGGCGCTGTAG
- a CDS encoding AraC family transcriptional regulator, translating to MVDPLAEVVTLLQPTARFSKHVVGAGPWRIRRSDAGQPFYCAVLEGGCRLALDGGEPIVLQAGDFVLVPAAYVVTMSSLVPHEGAVETMPTALGPGLFRIGAQEGPTDLRILAGHCSFGSPDAALLVSLLPQLVCVRGEQRLATLVHLVSEESREARPAREVVLARLLEVLLIEALRSAAGTGASPGLARGLADARLAAAIRAMHEQPTRAWTVVALAKEAALSRSAFFERFGRTVGMAPMEYLLAWRMALAKDLLRRTEFGIADIAERVGYSSASTFSVAFARHVGQPPTQYARASGRGSTRSQAAVSDRVEDRE from the coding sequence ATGGTGGATCCTCTTGCCGAGGTGGTCACGCTGCTGCAGCCGACCGCCCGGTTCTCCAAGCATGTGGTCGGCGCAGGTCCCTGGCGCATCCGGCGCTCGGACGCCGGCCAGCCCTTCTACTGCGCCGTGCTGGAGGGCGGCTGCCGGCTGGCGCTCGATGGCGGCGAGCCGATCGTGCTGCAGGCGGGCGATTTCGTCCTCGTCCCTGCGGCTTACGTGGTCACGATGTCCAGCCTTGTGCCGCACGAGGGCGCGGTCGAGACCATGCCGACCGCGCTAGGGCCCGGGCTGTTCCGGATTGGCGCGCAAGAGGGCCCGACCGACCTGCGCATCCTGGCCGGCCACTGCAGCTTCGGCTCGCCGGATGCGGCGCTGCTGGTCTCGCTGCTGCCGCAACTGGTCTGCGTGCGCGGCGAGCAACGACTCGCCACGCTGGTGCACCTGGTGAGCGAGGAGTCGCGCGAGGCGCGGCCCGCGCGCGAGGTGGTGCTGGCGCGCCTGCTGGAAGTGCTGCTCATCGAAGCGCTGCGCTCGGCCGCCGGCACGGGGGCGTCGCCGGGCCTGGCGCGCGGGCTGGCCGATGCGCGCCTTGCCGCGGCGATCCGCGCGATGCACGAACAGCCCACGCGCGCATGGACGGTGGTGGCGCTGGCGAAGGAAGCCGCGTTGTCGCGCTCGGCGTTCTTCGAGCGCTTCGGCCGCACCGTGGGCATGGCACCGATGGAATACCTGCTCGCCTGGCGCATGGCATTGGCCAAGGACCTGCTGCGCCGCACCGAGTTCGGCATCGCCGACATCGCCGAGCGCGTCGGCTACAGCTCCGCGAGCACCTTCAGCGTCGCGTTCGCGCGCCACGTCGGACAGCCGCCGACGCAGTACGCGCGCGCAAGCGGTCGCGGCAGCACGCGCAGCCAAGCAGCGGTCTCCGATCGAGTCGAGGACAGGGAGTAG
- a CDS encoding sensor domain-containing diguanylate cyclase, producing MIAGKHRRYLVQRVALHLFVTAAWAMLVASEYSSLRDARTTALRTAQTSSLNLASSLAQHTSDSFAIAETVLSGIAARVETGNTEPKALHAFLVEEANRSDRVHAIFVYDADGKWVNSSLPGGPRHHNNSDRAYFKHHQAQNDSLVFVGHPIQSRSDGSWIVTLTRRINNPDGSFGGVVLASIRVEYFKRFHSTFDVGQRGSIAIIHDDGTIVSRHPGDESLSGTSIAGTPIHRTMQELHRGWVINVSPLDGVERISGFAQARPYPLSVLAGVSSNEVLAPWRALAVRRSIITLIGCVLFVGLGIWLDQQLRRMHASETKLSTEAWIDPLTGIYNRRGFDHKLRRALQQSEAGHLPVALLMIDIDHFKLYNDTYGHVNGDACLRQVGQALASCALRLHDAAARYGGEEFAIVLPFTDQAGAEKLAEQVRAAVHALDLPHASSPTSSQVTVSIGVACASIEDQRWSAADLVGKADAALYRAKQAGRDRVSV from the coding sequence ATGATTGCAGGCAAACACCGAAGGTACCTGGTCCAGCGCGTCGCGCTGCACCTGTTCGTCACCGCGGCGTGGGCGATGCTGGTCGCGTCCGAGTACTCGTCCCTGCGCGACGCCCGCACCACCGCATTGCGCACCGCGCAGACCAGTTCGCTGAATCTGGCCAGCTCCCTCGCCCAGCACACCAGCGACTCGTTCGCGATCGCCGAGACCGTGCTGTCGGGCATCGCCGCGCGCGTGGAAACCGGCAACACCGAGCCGAAGGCGCTGCACGCGTTCCTGGTGGAAGAAGCCAACCGCTCCGACCGCGTGCACGCCATCTTCGTCTACGACGCCGACGGCAAATGGGTGAACTCCTCGCTGCCGGGCGGGCCCAGGCACCACAACAATTCCGACCGCGCCTACTTCAAGCACCACCAGGCCCAGAACGACAGCCTGGTGTTCGTCGGCCACCCGATCCAGAGCCGCTCCGACGGCTCGTGGATCGTCACCTTGACCCGGCGCATCAACAATCCCGACGGCTCCTTCGGCGGCGTCGTGCTGGCCAGCATCCGCGTGGAGTACTTCAAGCGCTTTCACAGCACGTTCGATGTCGGGCAACGCGGATCCATCGCCATCATCCACGACGACGGCACCATCGTCTCGCGCCACCCGGGCGACGAGAGCCTGAGCGGCACCAGCATCGCCGGCACCCCGATCCACCGCACGATGCAGGAACTGCACCGCGGCTGGGTCATCAACGTGTCCCCGCTGGACGGCGTGGAGCGCATTTCCGGATTCGCCCAGGCCCGCCCGTATCCGCTGTCGGTGCTGGCCGGCGTCTCCTCCAACGAAGTGCTCGCGCCATGGCGCGCCCTGGCCGTGCGCCGCTCCATCATCACCCTCATCGGCTGCGTCCTGTTCGTCGGCCTCGGCATCTGGCTGGACCAGCAACTGCGGCGCATGCACGCCAGCGAAACCAAGCTCAGCACCGAGGCCTGGATCGACCCGCTCACCGGCATCTACAACCGCCGCGGCTTCGACCACAAGCTGCGCCGCGCGCTGCAGCAGAGCGAAGCCGGTCACCTGCCGGTCGCGCTGCTGATGATCGATATCGACCACTTCAAGCTCTACAACGACACCTACGGACACGTGAACGGCGACGCCTGCCTGCGCCAGGTGGGCCAGGCCCTGGCCTCCTGCGCCCTGCGCCTGCACGACGCCGCCGCCCGCTACGGCGGCGAGGAATTCGCCATCGTCCTGCCATTCACCGACCAGGCCGGCGCCGAGAAACTGGCCGAGCAGGTGCGCGCCGCGGTGCACGCACTGGACCTGCCGCATGCCTCCAGCCCGACCAGTTCCCAGGTGACGGTGAGCATCGGCGTCGCATGCGCGAGCATCGAGGACCAACGCTGGTCGGCCGCGGACCTGGTCGGCAAGGCAGATGCTGCGTTGTACCGGGCCAAGCAGGCGGGGCGGGATCGGGTTTCTGTGTAG